The Echinicola jeungdonensis genome segment TGGAAATATTGTTTTTGCAAATAAGGGGATTTTGACCCTTTCTGATAAATACGAGAGGGAAAGTATGCGCAAGTTTAAGTTTGAGGGGGATAGCTTAATAATGCTTGACAATTCAGGAAAGGAGGTATCCGGAAGATTGGCCCAATATTATGTTTTGCATAAGTCAATGCCTGATAACTTTTCCCTGGATTTGGTCAAAAAGTCAACATTTGACTTTAGGGGTAGAGGAAATGAGCCCTTTTGGTCCCTGGAAATAGATTTCGGGAAAAAAATGGTTTTCAAACCTATGGAAGGGGAAACAGTCATGACGCCGGTTTCGGAGGCAATACGCACTCCAGATACCAATGTCCTTCGTTACCAGGCAGAGACTGAAAATGGTTCATTACAGGTGACCATTTTTAGAAAGAAAGGCCAGGATACCCTGTCTGGTGAAGAATTCGGCCATGAGGTAAAGGTATGGGTGAAAACCGGTAAGGAAGAGGAATTTCAGGAATATGCAGGATGTGGGGATTATCTGGGTGATTTTCGACTCAATAACCTTTGGACCCTGGAATCTATCAATTGGGAGAATTTGGTAGAAAAAAGCAAGGTCCCCTATCTGGAATTTGAATTGCAAAATAGCCGCTTTAATGGTTTTGGCGGCTGTAACCGGATCAATGGCGACATTTTCCTGGAAGGAAACAGCATTGCTTTTGGCAAAATCATTTCCACTAAAATGGCCTGTCCCAACCTGGAAAAAGAACATGTTTTTTTGGAGCAAATTAGTGAAAGGGAGTACTCCTTTACCTTTGAGGGTGAAAACCTGGTCATGATTAATGAACAGGATACTTTGATTTTCAGGAAGGGAATGGAAAAGTAGTAGTTTTCTTTAGCAAGGAGCAAAGTTTAAGGTTTTTAGAAAGTGGATTTAGTAGGAGTTCCAGTCTGGAGACTGGAATTATTTCGTAAAATCTCAATTCTAATATCTCCCATCTATTTTATCAATCGCATGGCTTCCCTCTCACTCAAATTTTCCAAGGGGTGGTTTTTTACAAATTCCCTGACCCACTGAGGACTCGTTTTACTGTATTGTGGGAGGATCCAGCCAATGGCCTTATTGATAAAAAACTCTTTTGAACCTAAAAGGGGCTGGATGATACTTTCCAGCAAATCAGTGTTCAGGGATTCCTTATAATTAAATTGAAATAGCAGGAAGCAACGTTGCAACCAAATATTTCCGGAGGCCAACCATTTTTCCACCATAGGTCCTCTTTCATCTGGGAATTTTTTGAAATAAGCTCCCAATAAATGGCTGGCAATAAAATCCACCGTATCCCACCAGGACTTTGTCAACACCATGTATTCCAATAAATAGATATCTTCCCTGGTCATCTCCTTTTGGTACTTGTCCATTAATTCCTGTGCAAAATACTGGAATTCCCTTTCTGGCTTTTCCCAAAGGGTTTTGATGATTTTTTCCAGTTCACTTTTTGGTGGTAGGGCCATTTTTATTAAGAATTCCCTTTGAAGAGGCCGCCTAATCGGGGATTTAAGGCCCAAAAACTCAAATTGATTTTTCATATAAGCCTTTTGCCCTTGGGCAATTTCCTGGTTGGAATGGCTATAAAAAGCATTTTCTAAGGATTCTAAGTAGGAGGGCATGGATGCTTGGACAAAAATAATGGATCAAGTTTAATCCAAATTTAAGCTCATATCCCGGTTTCTCAAGTCAATACCACCCTGAAGAATAGATTTAAGGTTCGCTAGATAAAAAGTCCAACCTGACTTACATTCTACATGATAACTGATCTCCGTGGTATCAAAATGGGGAATTTTTTCTTGTTTAAGTTCGATCATGCTTCCCTGCTCATGGGGATTGACTTTTACGCTGACCACCCCGGCTTCTCCAAATGTAAATTTCAAAAAGTCCTTTTCATTATTTTCCTTGATCTTTCCATGCTCCACCACGCTGTCAGGGTAGCCATGCCAAAACCATTTATAGGTGTCACCCACTTGAATTTGTGCTTCCTTTTTTCTTCTGGTACCATCCGCGCAGGTAAACTCAGCAAGCCTGAGAAACCACTTTTCTAAATTTTCCTGGCTTGTCCAGGAATGAAAAACCTCATCAGGGGAGGCAGAAATAGGGATTTTGATCGTAAACTGTCTCCAGTCAAAATCATCTTTCATAATTAGGGTAAAGGTTTTCTATGGATTATCAGTTAATTAGAATTACATATTTATGGAAAGCGTTGATATCCATAAGTTTAATATTCATTTTTTAGCTGGAATGAAGACAAACAAATGGCTTATTTTACCCTGGCATTTTCCAATTGAATATCCGCTGTAGACCATACTGTTGCCAATTGGTTTTCTACCTCAGCTAATTTTTCACTTTGATCACTTTTTTTATAGGCCCATTTTAGCCCATGTAAAGCCCATCCATTTTTAGGGAGGTTCTCCAAATCCTCCTGAAAGGTTTTGATGGCAGCATCATATTTTCCAGCATCATTTTGCACGGAACCTAAATGATGCCGAACAGAAAAGAACCAGTCTGGAGGCTCATTATAGTTGAGCTGGTCTTCAATTTCCACGGCTTCCTTCAGCAATTGGATGCTTTGATCATATTTACCCTCACTGGCCAATATTTCACCTTCCAGAACCCGGGTGGCAATCTGCATTAAGGTATGGACCGAATTGATATCCCAAATGGTCAATTCCTTTAAGCTTTCATCCTTTGCATATTGATCCAGCTTTTCCAATTCCATTTTGGCATTTTCCAGATTCTTTTTGCCCAAATAGGCCATTCCTCTGGCATAATGCCTGACAGCGGATGGATATTTAAGCTGCAAATCTTCATTTTCCATGGCCAGGACTTTATTCCAAAGGCCCAATTTTACATAAACGTAATATGGGATGGTATAATAATGTTGTAGAGTACCCCATCCCGGCTGCTTCATTATTTCTGTGTTGGTATGTTCGGCAAGTTTTTGGGCGCCTTCTATGGCCCACTGGCTATTTCCCTCCAAAGTAGCTGTGGCAGCCATGAAGTGGTAGTTATGGGGAAAATAAGCCAATGGGTAAGCTCCTTGGGCATGACATGCAGTGACATAAAGGCTGTCCACTTTAACAGCCCTTATATTGGCCAGGGTGCCTTTATGGTAATCCCCCGTGCGGATGTAAACATGAGAAGGCATATGCACCAGGTGGCCTGCTCCAGGCACAGCGTCATCATCAAATAGTCGGGCACTCTTGTAAGCATTTTCTGGATTTTTGGAGGCTTCTACCGCATGAATGTAAAAATGGTGAGCACCTATATGATCGGGATCAAGGGCAAAAACCTTATCCAAGGCATCCAGGATTTCAGGAGTCCATGGTTTGGGCTGACCCTTTTTATCCCACAAATCCCAAGGGTGCATATCCATTAAGGATTCTGCATATAGAGCACCAATATGAGGGTCCCTTGGGTATTCTTGAAATACTTTTTTCATGGCCTCTGAATAGGCCAAATCCAGGTCCGTACGATCCTCCGGGGCCGTAGCCTTATAACGTTTCGCTAGGGCCTTTATCATTGCCCTTTCTTTTGGACTGGCTTCTTCTGATGCTTCCAATGCTTTTTGGACTGCCTTATAGGCTCTAGAGTAATTATCACTCTCCATACCAGCATTATAGTTGGGCCCCAGTACATAGGCATAGCCCCAATGGGCCATGGCACAATTAGGATCCAATTTGCCGGCATAATAAAAGGACCTGGCTGCTTCAGCATGGTTAAAGCCATAGGAAAGAACCATTCCCTGATTGAAATATTGTTGGGCAAGTGGGTTAGAGGTGGTTATTGGAATGTGAAGGACATTCAGTCCATCAAATAAAGGGGCTTTATTGTCCCCAGCATACCAAGCTGTGTCCACCGTAAGGGCTCCGCAAATTTTAATGGAAGGGGTTGCTGAACTTTCTGTTTTTTTTTCTTTTGGATTACAACTAAAAAACAAAATGATCAGCAAACCCCAAAATATCAATTTTCTTTTCATCACTCCTAATTATTATGTTCCTGCATTTGGCTTAGGCGGGATATTTTGGTTGATGGAAAAGAAATTATCGGGGTCATATTTGGCTTTGATGTGGGCCAATTTTTCATAATTATCCCGGTAAGAAGCCTTGACCCTGTCGGTTCCTTCCTCCATCATAAAGTTGACATAGGCACCTCCGGCAGAATAGGGGTGGATGCCATCCCAATAAGCTTTGGCCCATTGGCTGATTTTATCTTTGTTGGCTGGGTCAGGGTCAACCCCCACAATGACCTGGGCCCAATTGGCATCCCGGTAACAGAAGGCCGTGTCAGTATTACTTTTATCATGGGATGCACCATTGATAGGATAAAAGTGAACGGTAGAATGAGGAGTGGGCAAATTATTCGCATGTTTTAAGTTTTCTTCAATGGCTTCATCACTTAAATCCTTGACAAAATCTGCTTTCCAATACCATTGTAGGCCTTTGGGATATAGGGCATCAAACATGGTTTGCAAATGGTCAAAATGAATTGGGCCTACATAATCCAATACTGGTTTTTTGAAGTCTCTGAACTTTTGTAAGGCTTTTTGGGATCGGGCTTCATCCCCAATATTGCACCATAGTAAACCGCACATTTTTTTGAGATGAAGTTCTTCTGGGAAAATGGGTACAGGGGGAACGGTCAAAAAGGCAAAATAACAGTAAATTTCCTTGGGAGCTCCCAGGATAAATTCTCTATAAAATTTCATGATTTCCCGGGCTTCAGACAATGGCCAAAACATCGGGCCACCTTGGATAATACCGACTGGATGCATCTGAAACTTGAAGGAAGTTACGATGCCAAAATTTCCCCCACCACCTCTGATGGCCCAGAAAAGGTCAGGGTGATTTTCCTGGTCCACTTTTACAAATGATCCATCCGCCAACACCATATCAGCCTCAAGAAGGCTATCAATGGTAAGGCCATATGCCCTGGACAAATGGCCCAGACCCCCTCCCAAAGTCAATCCGGAAATGCCAGTGGTAGAAAGGATCCCGGTGGGCACTGCTTGCCCAAAAGCTTGTGTGGCATGGTCCAGGTCTCCCAAAGTACATCCCCCTTCTACTCGGACTGTATTTTCAGCTAAATTAAACAAGATGCCCTTCATGTTGGATAAATCAATGACCAGCCCATTGTCTACCATGCCCAGGCCTCCGGCATTATGGCCTCCTCCTTTTATTGCCACAGTGAGCTGGTGGCTTTTGGCAAATTGGACACAATGTATCACATCGGCCACGTTGCTGCATTTGACAATCAAGGAAGGATAACGGTCAATCATGCCATTATACACCTTTCTGGATTCATCATATTCCAGGGAGTCAGGGGTGATAACCATTCCCCTTACAATATGCTCTAATTCTTGGACTAAAGTTTCGTTCAGTTTGACGACTTTGGTGTTGTGAATGGTACTTGGGCTCATGATTTTTTGGGATTTAGGTGAAATTTTTTTGAGGAAAATACTAAAGGCATTTCCATTTCAATTTACTCCATTCTCTGGTCAAGATGCTAACACTATTGGATCAAAAAATGCCAATATCTGATCAGGAAAATAGAGTGGGTAGATATTTAAGAAAAAGATTGGGAAGGTTTAAATTCCGGCAAGGAAAGAAAAGTTTTCTTTCTTTTTAGGATTCGGCAAGTTGATTTATTATTCAACTGTGATGATGGATAGCAGAAGGTTTGCAGCCGTATTTTGCAGTAAAGCATTTGGCAAAGTAGGAGGGATTGTTGAAGCCTACTTCCAAGGCAATTTGGGTAACATTATCGCTCTTTTGCTTTAATAAGTCAAAGGCTTTTTCTAATCGAAGATCCCTGAAAAACAAACTTGGAGATCGGCCGGTGATGGCAGTGATTTTCCGGTACAATTGGGGTCTGCTGATCCCCGTGATCTGGCAAAGGTGAGGAATGGTGAATTTTTGATTGGAAAGGTGGAGTTCTGTACAATTCAGGACATTAGTTAAGAATTTCTCATCAGATGGAGCCAAGCATTTTACCCCATTCCCATTAAAAAACAACTCTTCGGTGTTGACCTTTCCTGCTCGGGGGGAGATTATTACCTGGTAATCTTTAGCTACATGACTTAGCATTTGTGCCTGCTGAATAATTGCGGAAAGGGAGTTGGTTTTTTCTCCAAAGGGGCTGGATGCACTTAGGCCCATTTTGAAAATAACTTTTGGGCTAAAATTCCGGTTATGAATTAGAATCTGTTGGAGGGATCTGGCACAATGGTAGGCTGATTTCACATCATGGAATACCCCAATTATACTTTCCTCTTGGGTTTGACCTATTTCCCGGCCTCTAAATTCCCTCAATTTTTCGGTGATAATGGCTCTAGCCCAAGGAGGAACTTCCAAATTGTGGCTTTTATTGGAAAAAATTGGATCTGGGGTAATGGGCCTGATGGATATTACCAAAACCCCCCGGAAACCAAGACTATCCGTTTCCTTGTCATTGGGAAAAAAATCCGTAAACTTCTGGGTACTTTTTGGAGCAAAATTTCCGGCTTCCACTTGGGTCAAGTCAATAGGAACCTCGCCAAAGGTAAGTTCATGGGCCAAATTACAGGTTGATTTATCAGGGCCTTCAATCAAGCAAAAGAAACCTCTTCCTTCCTCATTGAACCAAAATTGGTGATAAGAGATCTCCAATTGTTGGTGAAAAGGAAGGGCTGATAAATAGGTTTTTTTAACTTCATTAATGCTTCCCAATGGGATGTGATGATAAGCCATAAAAAGTGGCATGGTTGTAACCTTTTGGTTATTATAAAGTTACGACTTTAAGCCTACTATTGGAAGATGAATCTTAGCAATGGTTTGTATGACTTTTTTTCGTCCACCAGTTGGAAAAAAATCATGATAGCTTGTTTTGCATTCCTTGAAATTCATAAAAGTTCACCAAGGAATTACACCATTTTGTGTGTAAATATCTCCCTTATTTCAGATAAGGGGCTAAAGAAGATTGCCGATTATCTAAGTTTCAATTTTTAGGTGGAAATGCTCAATTTTTATATCCCGCCGTTCAATTGGAGGGTAAATGGAAACCATTACTGGAACCCCATTGAATTAAGTACCTAATTCAACTAATCCCTAACTTTTGGTTTCGGCATAATTTTTAAAATTATTTAAGATAGCTTGCCAGCCATCCCTTTGCATTTCTATTGGGTTTTCTAATTCAGCCTGAAATTGGGTAGTGATCTTTGTTTTTCCCTCCAGTTCGTCAAAATTGATCATGACTTTTCGACCATCTGTAAGGGTGTAGACTATTTTTTGATGAGGGATCACCTCGTCATAAGTGGCTTCAAAATCAAATCCAAAACTTCCGTCTTTGGCTTCCATTCTGGAACATAGTTTGCCGCCTATCCTTAAATCATTTTCTGCTTTGGGGCAATGCCATTCCGGAATGGCAAAATTCCACTGGGTAATGTGCGCAGGACCATTGTATAATTCCCAGACTTTTTCAACAGGGGAGGCAATAACCGCTGATATGGTGATAATGGGTTTATTGGTTGTTTTCATTTTCTTGGGCTTAATTGTAGGATGCAATAAAAATGATCAGATAATTTACTGATTTTTTTTCTGAAAGGCCTTTGGCACTTTGAAAATCTCTTTGGCTTCCCAATTTTAGCAGGAAGTGGAAATAACAATTTGAAGCATAATAAAAATTTTAACTTACTCGGAATTCTGGACTTTTTGATGAACGGTTAAACCAATTATTCTGAGTTACGTTTTCAATGGTTAGCAACAAAATACTTGAATTATGAAATTCATCCTTTTAGGTTTTGCTTTATTTTTTGCCCTAGCTTTTACAATCCCTGCGTATTCCCAGGAAAGCTCTGACATTAAAATCATCTCTTTTGAAGAATTTGAGCAAATGACTGCTGAGGAATCAGACAAACTGCGGATCTATAATTTCTGGGCCACCTGGTGTGCTCCTTGTGTCCGGGAAATGCCTTATTTTGAACAAGCAAAGCAAGCTAATCCGGAGGTTAAACTTTTCTTTATCTCCCTGGATGATGGAAGGAAGCACGAAAGGGTCAATAATTTTATCGAAAAGCGCGATATTCAGGCTCCTGTCTATCTCCTGGATGATGTGGATTATAATAAATGGATCAATAAGGTGGACTCCACCTGGTCGGGTGCAATTCCTGCAACACTTTTTATTAAGGCTAATGGGGAAAGGCATTTTCATGAAGGAGAGCTGGAGAAATCCGAACTGCAATCTTTAATCAAACAACTTAAACAATAACAATCATGAAGAAATTAATGATTATAACCTTGATTCTGATGGTCTTTGGAGGCATTTCGGCTATCAAAGCCCAGGATTCCGGCTATGCTATTGGCGATGAAGCCATGGATTTTAGCCTTCCAAGTGTCGAGGGGGAGGAAATTTCCCTTTCAGGAATGGAAGATGCAAAGGGGGCTTTGGTGATATTTTCCTGCAATACCTGTCCTTATGTCAAAGCTTATGAGGATCGCATGATCCAGTTGCATGAAAAATATGCCCCAAAAGGATATCCGGTTATTGCCATCAACTCCAATGACGATCAGGTCAGCCCAGGTGATAGTTTTGAAGAAATGAAGAAAAGGGCCAAGGCAAAGAATTTTCCTTTCCCATATGTGTACGATGAAAGTCAGGAGGTCATCAAAGCTTATGGCGGGGCCCGAACTCCCCATGTTTTCCTGTTAAACAAAGAAGATGGGAAATACATTGTTAAATATATTGGTGCCATAGATAACAATTACCAGGATGCCTCTGCAGTAACAGAGACCTATGTGGAGGATGCAGTGGATGCTGTCTTGGATGGGCAACCTGTGCCGGTAGAAACCACAAAAGCCATTGGTTGTACCATCAAATGGAGTAAGGAAACCGAATAAAAGGTAATAATTTCTAATTTTAGATGGCAGAAGTCGTCCATTGATTCTTCTTAGTCATGGCGATTAAAGTGTTCAGTTGGGTGAAGTTGCAAACTTCACCCTTATATTTTTTTAGCTTTTGAAACACTTTTTAAGTGAAAATTCTTCCGTCAATTTTTACCTTGCTATTTTTTATTGAGGATGGATCCATCCATCATATCCCGCTTGTTAAATACCATTTTGTTAGAAAAGGCAATGCCTAAATAAACGGAAAGCACTGTGCCCGATAAAATGGCCAGCATAATCATGATTTGGTATTTGATAGCGATCAGGGGGGAGCTCCCGCTTATTATCTGGCCGGTCATCATGCCCGGCAAAGATACCAGACCAATGGTGGCCATTGTGCCCAGACTGGGGTTAACGGATTTTTTTAGGGCATCTCTGAAAAACGGAAATAAGGCTTCCTTTCTGCTGGCGCCATTGGCCAGGTAAAAGCGATAACGCTCCTGGTGTTCGTCCAATCCAAAATAAAAGGCATTGATGCCAATGATATTGCTGCGAAGGCAATTCCCCAGGACCATGCCAGTGATGGGAATGGTATATTGTGCGGCCAAGATATTAGGCAATTGGATGACAAAATGAAGGAAAAACAGGTCAATGACCCCAATACCCAAAAAAGTAGCAAAAAAGACAGAAAGTAGCAGGGACCTTTTATGGTGCAGTTCACTTCGATCAATGGTAGCAAAATCTGTCACACCTACCATGATGACGATCCAGGCCACATTGACCCAGGGATTGTCATATTTAAATAGGTATTCCAGGTAATAACCTACAAAAAGCAGTTGCAAGGTCATCCTAAAAGTGGCAATGCCCAGTTTTTGGATTAATCCAGTTTTGAACTTCCAAAGGATATAGGCAGGGATAAGGAGGATCAAAAAGCCAATGCCCAACTGAAACCAGGAAAGGTCGATGATTTCCATAAGTGTTTTTAATTACTCAATTCAACAACTTTTTCACAGCGTTCCAGCCACCAGGGATCGTGGGAAGTGGAGATGATGGTCCGCGATTTTTTTTTATAAAGCAATTCGGTTACTTTTTCTTTGGAAGCATCATCCAATGCTGAAGTGGGTTCATCCAGTAACAAAATGGGTTTTTGTAAAAGATAGCAAAGGGCAATACCTACCCTTTGTCTTTGGCCGGTGGAAAGGTTTTCAAACTTTTCCACCCACAATTTTTGTGGTAACCCCAGCTCATTAATAGTTTCAAGAACCGTTTCTTCGGATGGGGAATTGGCTAGGTTGGATTTAAATTGAAAAGGATGGTAGAAAACTTCTTTCAACAGACCCTGGCCCAAATCCAAATCCTGGGGCAGCCAGGTGGTCTGCTGTCGAAGTCCTTTAATGTTTGAAGGATTTAATTTTTCTCTTTGAAATAAAATGGTTCCCTGGTCGGGTATCTCAAAACCCAATAATAAACGGAAAATGGTAGTTTTTCCCGTACCGGATTCCCCTTTGATGGCCAAGCGGTCCCCGGGCTCTGCTTCCAATGAAAAACCTTGAATCAAAGGGTCTTCATTTTTGGAATAAGAAAAATCAATTTGATCAAATATTATGGACATGAAGGGAGTTTTGGTGTAAGTTAATATCTGGATTACTTTTTATAAAATCACCTATCCCAGAATAAACTCAATTTATTATACCTACTAATTTTCCAGAATTTGTTTTGTACCACCTGGACACAAGTAGGGCAATTGTTATTGGTGCTTTTTCTCCTTGAAAGTTCATCGGAAAATCCAGAGGCTAAGATGCCCGTCGGTAATGCAAAAAGGCCAATTCCAATAATAGCAATGGTTCCCCCAAAATTTTATCAAATGGTGTTACCGGTTAAAAATCCCATAACCCACGGTCGTTAAGGTGGCGATTCCCCACCACATGGTTTCCGGAATACTGGAAAAATTTGCAGGTTGGGCATCATGTTCAACGTAATACATCAAAGTGGAGGTAATAAGCAAAAGGAACATGGTGAAGATTAAGGAAACCATCAGTTCTTCTTTCTTTTGTTTGATCACCTGATGCATCAATGTCAAAGCAGAAATATACCTAGCAATTTTAAACAATCTAAAAATTCTAAAAACCCTCAAATCAATGCCCAGAAATGGAAGGTAAAAGGGTAGAATAGCCAATAAATCAATAATGGCGAGCGGGGTAAATGCATATTTTAAATTACCGATAACAGGTTTGTTAAATTTTGGGTTAAGGTTGGCCGTCCAAACCCTTAAAATATATTCCACCGTAAAAATGATGATTGATACTATTTCAATGTATTTAAAAACGGTTGGATAGCTATTCCGAAGAGGTTCAACCGACCCAAACACCATTGCGGTAACATTCAAAAGGATCAATGAAATTATAAAAATGTCAAAAAACCAGCTGGCATCCCCTTCCCGTTTGGAGACTAGTAGGAGTTTGAAAATTTTTGACTTCATACCGATTGCCGTTTTATTCTTTTTTCATCATTATATGCTTTTACATTTAAGGAAGAGGTTAAAAAAAGTCATCTGGCGGCAATTGTCCTTGAGGCTGCCCTCGTTCTGACGTTTAAGGATGGATTCCAATTTATAAGGATATCGATTTAGGATTGGTGCGTTGGGTTTCCCTTAAGGGAATTAAGGGGGCAGGGAGGAAAAAACGGAAGCCTTTCTCGACTTCCGTTTATCAAATGAATTTAAGGATGCGTCATGCGGATATCGGTAAAGGTCACATCGCTGTGATCTGTAAAAATGCCCCAGTGGGTATTGCTGGCTTTGTATATCCGGTTGGAGAGGGCCACCTGATTGTTGATATACACCACTACCATAGAGTTTTCTATTAAAATTTTAATGTCATAATTGGTATTGGCTGCCAAGGTTAAAGGAACGTCATTGACCGCTTCACTGGTGGTGGTTAGGCTATCCCGGTTGGTTTTGTCGAAACTAAAGCGGTTTTCAGAAGGGATAAAACGGAGGCTATAAA includes the following:
- a CDS encoding copper resistance protein NlpE N-terminal domain-containing protein; the encoded protein is MKKAFYFYLLFLMVAIGCSPEKVDMPKGTFYGVLPCADCPGISYELQINPDSTYTEKVVYQERSEEILSHGGNIVFANKGILTLSDKYERESMRKFKFEGDSLIMLDNSGKEVSGRLAQYYVLHKSMPDNFSLDLVKKSTFDFRGRGNEPFWSLEIDFGKKMVFKPMEGETVMTPVSEAIRTPDTNVLRYQAETENGSLQVTIFRKKGQDTLSGEEFGHEVKVWVKTGKEEEFQEYAGCGDYLGDFRLNNLWTLESINWENLVEKSKVPYLEFELQNSRFNGFGGCNRINGDIFLEGNSIAFGKIISTKMACPNLEKEHVFLEQISEREYSFTFEGENLVMINEQDTLIFRKGMEK
- a CDS encoding DNA alkylation repair protein, whose amino-acid sequence is MPSYLESLENAFYSHSNQEIAQGQKAYMKNQFEFLGLKSPIRRPLQREFLIKMALPPKSELEKIIKTLWEKPEREFQYFAQELMDKYQKEMTREDIYLLEYMVLTKSWWDTVDFIASHLLGAYFKKFPDERGPMVEKWLASGNIWLQRCFLLFQFNYKESLNTDLLESIIQPLLGSKEFFINKAIGWILPQYSKTSPQWVREFVKNHPLENLSEREAMRLIK
- a CDS encoding SRPBCC family protein; amino-acid sequence: MKDDFDWRQFTIKIPISASPDEVFHSWTSQENLEKWFLRLAEFTCADGTRRKKEAQIQVGDTYKWFWHGYPDSVVEHGKIKENNEKDFLKFTFGEAGVVSVKVNPHEQGSMIELKQEKIPHFDTTEISYHVECKSGWTFYLANLKSILQGGIDLRNRDMSLNLD
- a CDS encoding tetratricopeptide repeat protein, giving the protein MKRKLIFWGLLIILFFSCNPKEKKTESSATPSIKICGALTVDTAWYAGDNKAPLFDGLNVLHIPITTSNPLAQQYFNQGMVLSYGFNHAEAARSFYYAGKLDPNCAMAHWGYAYVLGPNYNAGMESDNYSRAYKAVQKALEASEEASPKERAMIKALAKRYKATAPEDRTDLDLAYSEAMKKVFQEYPRDPHIGALYAESLMDMHPWDLWDKKGQPKPWTPEILDALDKVFALDPDHIGAHHFYIHAVEASKNPENAYKSARLFDDDAVPGAGHLVHMPSHVYIRTGDYHKGTLANIRAVKVDSLYVTACHAQGAYPLAYFPHNYHFMAATATLEGNSQWAIEGAQKLAEHTNTEIMKQPGWGTLQHYYTIPYYVYVKLGLWNKVLAMENEDLQLKYPSAVRHYARGMAYLGKKNLENAKMELEKLDQYAKDESLKELTIWDINSVHTLMQIATRVLEGEILASEGKYDQSIQLLKEAVEIEDQLNYNEPPDWFFSVRHHLGSVQNDAGKYDAAIKTFQEDLENLPKNGWALHGLKWAYKKSDQSEKLAEVENQLATVWSTADIQLENARVK
- a CDS encoding FAD-binding oxidoreductase, which translates into the protein MSPSTIHNTKVVKLNETLVQELEHIVRGMVITPDSLEYDESRKVYNGMIDRYPSLIVKCSNVADVIHCVQFAKSHQLTVAIKGGGHNAGGLGMVDNGLVIDLSNMKGILFNLAENTVRVEGGCTLGDLDHATQAFGQAVPTGILSTTGISGLTLGGGLGHLSRAYGLTIDSLLEADMVLADGSFVKVDQENHPDLFWAIRGGGGNFGIVTSFKFQMHPVGIIQGGPMFWPLSEAREIMKFYREFILGAPKEIYCYFAFLTVPPVPIFPEELHLKKMCGLLWCNIGDEARSQKALQKFRDFKKPVLDYVGPIHFDHLQTMFDALYPKGLQWYWKADFVKDLSDEAIEENLKHANNLPTPHSTVHFYPINGASHDKSNTDTAFCYRDANWAQVIVGVDPDPANKDKISQWAKAYWDGIHPYSAGGAYVNFMMEEGTDRVKASYRDNYEKLAHIKAKYDPDNFFSINQNIPPKPNAGT
- a CDS encoding helix-turn-helix domain-containing protein; this translates as MPLFMAYHHIPLGSINEVKKTYLSALPFHQQLEISYHQFWFNEEGRGFFCLIEGPDKSTCNLAHELTFGEVPIDLTQVEAGNFAPKSTQKFTDFFPNDKETDSLGFRGVLVISIRPITPDPIFSNKSHNLEVPPWARAIITEKLREFRGREIGQTQEESIIGVFHDVKSAYHCARSLQQILIHNRNFSPKVIFKMGLSASSPFGEKTNSLSAIIQQAQMLSHVAKDYQVIISPRAGKVNTEELFFNGNGVKCLAPSDEKFLTNVLNCTELHLSNQKFTIPHLCQITGISRPQLYRKITAITGRSPSLFFRDLRLEKAFDLLKQKSDNVTQIALEVGFNNPSYFAKCFTAKYGCKPSAIHHHS
- a CDS encoding SRPBCC family protein, which gives rise to MKTTNKPIITISAVIASPVEKVWELYNGPAHITQWNFAIPEWHCPKAENDLRIGGKLCSRMEAKDGSFGFDFEATYDEVIPHQKIVYTLTDGRKVMINFDELEGKTKITTQFQAELENPIEMQRDGWQAILNNFKNYAETKS
- a CDS encoding TlpA family protein disulfide reductase, encoding MKFILLGFALFFALAFTIPAYSQESSDIKIISFEEFEQMTAEESDKLRIYNFWATWCAPCVREMPYFEQAKQANPEVKLFFISLDDGRKHERVNNFIEKRDIQAPVYLLDDVDYNKWINKVDSTWSGAIPATLFIKANGERHFHEGELEKSELQSLIKQLKQ
- a CDS encoding thioredoxin family protein, with the protein product MKKLMIITLILMVFGGISAIKAQDSGYAIGDEAMDFSLPSVEGEEISLSGMEDAKGALVIFSCNTCPYVKAYEDRMIQLHEKYAPKGYPVIAINSNDDQVSPGDSFEEMKKRAKAKNFPFPYVYDESQEVIKAYGGARTPHVFLLNKEDGKYIVKYIGAIDNNYQDASAVTETYVEDAVDAVLDGQPVPVETTKAIGCTIKWSKETE
- a CDS encoding ABC transporter permease; this translates as MEIIDLSWFQLGIGFLILLIPAYILWKFKTGLIQKLGIATFRMTLQLLFVGYYLEYLFKYDNPWVNVAWIVIMVGVTDFATIDRSELHHKRSLLLSVFFATFLGIGVIDLFFLHFVIQLPNILAAQYTIPITGMVLGNCLRSNIIGINAFYFGLDEHQERYRFYLANGASRKEALFPFFRDALKKSVNPSLGTMATIGLVSLPGMMTGQIISGSSPLIAIKYQIMIMLAILSGTVLSVYLGIAFSNKMVFNKRDMMDGSILNKK
- a CDS encoding ABC transporter ATP-binding protein → MSIIFDQIDFSYSKNEDPLIQGFSLEAEPGDRLAIKGESGTGKTTIFRLLLGFEIPDQGTILFQREKLNPSNIKGLRQQTTWLPQDLDLGQGLLKEVFYHPFQFKSNLANSPSEETVLETINELGLPQKLWVEKFENLSTGQRQRVGIALCYLLQKPILLLDEPTSALDDASKEKVTELLYKKKSRTIISTSHDPWWLERCEKVVELSN
- a CDS encoding ion transporter translates to MKSKIFKLLLVSKREGDASWFFDIFIISLILLNVTAMVFGSVEPLRNSYPTVFKYIEIVSIIIFTVEYILRVWTANLNPKFNKPVIGNLKYAFTPLAIIDLLAILPFYLPFLGIDLRVFRIFRLFKIARYISALTLMHQVIKQKKEELMVSLIFTMFLLLITSTLMYYVEHDAQPANFSSIPETMWWGIATLTTVGYGIFNR